The Molothrus ater isolate BHLD 08-10-18 breed brown headed cowbird unplaced genomic scaffold, BPBGC_Mater_1.1 matUn_MA555, whole genome shotgun sequence genome contains a region encoding:
- the LOC118701262 gene encoding zinc finger protein 628-like isoform X3, translating to MAGAAPPAGAPEHPFTCRECGKSFRWSSRLAHHLRSHTGERPYKCPECPKAFKGSSALLYHLRGHTGERPYTCATCGKSFKRSSLLQTHLRVHTGLRAFRCAQCGLTFKWASHYQYHLRQHSGERPYRCPTCPKAFKNSSSLRRHRHTHTGERPHTCDTCGKGFAQATNLRQHLRVHTGERPYTCATCGKSFTHSSNLHLHRRTHGPAPQCPACATPLASRACPQRHLQSPAPPGAASPEPLWRPLGLTCAEQEATATPATPPAPPHRCLTCGKSFKNGSGLARHLPGHERPRAPPAPGEAEAPAPPERPYRCGECGKAFKGSSGLRYHLRDHTGERPYTCATCGKSFKRSSLLQTHLRVHTGLRAFRCAQCGLTFKWASHYQYHLRQHSGERPYRCPTCPKAFKNSSSLRRHGHTHTGERPHTCDTCGKGFAQATNLRQHLRVHTGERPYTCATCGKSFTHSSNLHLHRRTHSAARPFRCPTCPKAFVMAAYLQRHLRTHGPAPRRAPGGATPGAAAPVPAGAYLVLPGPGGASPRKVLLVAATPGHARPHLAQVGRGQRTWQSVLLLPGAGREGTAAGLRLQVAEVAGVAGVTGVGVTGMTGVTGVTGVTGVGVTGVGVTGMTGVTGVTGVGVTGVTSAGVTGVGVAGVAGVTGVPGVAGVTGVGVTGVPGVTGVGVTGVTGVTGVPGVTGVGVTGVTGLTGVAGVGVAGVRGVGVTGVTGVQLQVLPVATEVTSVQGGELTGVTGVTGVTGVTGVTGVAGVAGVAGVGVTGVPGVTGVGVTGVPGVGVTSVTGVGVTGMTGVTNAGVRGVGVTGVAGVTGVTNVGVTGLTGVTGVTGVTNAGVRGVGVTGVTGVQLQVLPVPSEVTSVQLQAGEVTNVQLQVLPPPPSGGTNVQLQVLPTPPEVTNVQLCTGEVANVQLQVLPPPPGGTGVQLQAGEVTNVQLQVLPPPPEVANVQLQVLPPPPGGTGVQLQAGEVTNVQLQALPLSSGVTNVQLQVLPPPASGGTGVQLQAGEVANVQLQVLPPLAGGTGVQLQATELPSVHLETTEVTDVHLDISEVTDVHLETMEEVPSAHLETSEVTDVHLEPTEMSRAHLDMSQLPSAHLETTEMTDVHLDTSEVTDAHLEMTEEVPGAHLDTSEVPSAHLEMSEMTDVHLETTEVTSVHLQTTHVTNVHLETSGVTNAHLDTSELPSVHLEPTEVTSGHLDTTEVTDVHLEPTEVPSAHLEPTQMTDVHLGTTEVTDVHLDTSELPSVHLETSGVTNGHLDTSEPPSVHLETSEMTDVHLDTTEVTDVHLETSEVTDVHLGTTEVTSVHLQTTHVTDVHLETSGVTNVHLEPTEVTNGHLDTTEVTDVHLETSELPGAHLDMSEVPSDHLDTTEVTDAHLETNEMTDAHLDMSEVTDVHLDTSELPSVHLDVSEVPSAHLESNEMTDVHLDTTPMPSAHLATSEVTDVHLGTTEVPSAHLDVSEVPSAHLETSEVPSAHLEPTQMTDVHLDTTEVTDVHLATSELPSAHLDVSEVPNVHLEVPSVHLETPEEVPGAHLDTSKVPGAHLEPTELHLEPP from the exons ATGGCGGGTGCGGCGCCCCCCGCAGGTGCCCCCGAGCACCCCTTCACCTGCCGGGAGTGCGGCAAATCCTTCCGCTGGTCCTCGCGCCTGGCGCATCACCTGCGCAGCCACACAGGTGAGCGCCCCTACAAGTGCCCCGAGTGCCCCAAGGCCTTCAAGGGCTCCTCCGCCCTCCTCTACCACCTGCGGGGCCACACAGGTGAGCGCCCCTACACCTGCGCCACCTGCGGCAAGAGCTTCAAGCGCTCCTCGCTGCTGCAGACTCACCTGCGCGTGCACACGGGGCTGCGCGCCTTCAGGTGCGCCCAGTGCGGCCTCACCTTCAAGTGGGCGTCGCACTACCAGTACCACCTGCGGCAGCACTCAGGTGAGCGGCCCTACCGCTGCCCCACCTGCCCCAAGGCCTTCAAGAACTCCTCCAGCCTGCGGCGCCACCGCCACACGCACACAGGTGAGCGCCCGCACACCTGCGACACCTGCGGCAAGGGCTTCGCCCAGGCCACCAACCTGCGGCAGCACCTGCGGGTGCACACGGGCGAGCGGCCGTACACCTGCGCCACCTGCGGCAAGAGCTTCACGCACTCGTCCAACCTGCACCTGCACCGGCGCACGCACGGCCCCGCCCCGCAGTGCCCCGCCTGCGCCACGCCCTTGGCCTCGCGCGCCTGCCCGCAGCGGCACCTGCAgagccccgccccgcccggcgctGCCTCACCTGAGCCGCTCTGGAGGCCGCTGGGGCTCACCTGTGCCGAGCAGGAGGCGACAGCGACGCCGGCCacgcccccggccccgccccaCCGCTGCCTCACCTGTGGCAAGAGCTTCAAGAACGGCTCGGGGCTGGCGCGACACCTGCCCGGCCACGAGCGGCCCAGAGCCCCGCCCGCACCAGGTGAGGCCGAGGCGCCGGCCCCGCCCGAGCGGCCGTACAGGTGCGGCGAGTGCGGCAAGGCCTTCAAGGGCTCCTCGGGGCTGCGCTACCACCTGCGCGACCACACAGGTGAGCGCCCCTACACCTGCGCCACCTGCGGCAAGAGCTTCAAGCGCTCCTCGCTGCTGCAGACTCACCTGCGCGTGCACACGGGGCTGCGCGCCTTCAGGTGCGCCCAGTGCGGCCTCACCTTCAAGTGGGCGTCGCACTACCAGTACCACCTGCGGCAGCACTCAGGTGAGCGGCCCTACCGCTGCCCCACCTGCCCCAAGGCCTTCAAGAACTCCTCCAGCCTGCGGCGCCACGGCCACACCCACACAGGTGAGCGCCCGCACACCTGCGACACCTGCGGCAAGGGCTTCGCCCAGGCCACCAACCTGCGGCAGCACCTGCGGGTGCACACGGGCGAGCGGCCGTACACCTGCGCCACCTGCGGCAAGAGCTTCACGCACTCGTCCAACCTGCACCTGCACCGGCGCACGCACTCGGCGGCGCGGCCCTTCCGCTGCCCCACCTGTCCCAAGGCCTTCGTCATGGCCGCCTACCTGCAGAGACACCTGCGCACGcacggccccgccccgcgccgcgcaCCTGGCGGCGCCACGCCTGGCGCTGCCGCACCTGTGCCCGCCGGCGCTTACCTGGtgctgcccggccccggcggaGCCTCCCCACgcaaggtgctgctggtggcGGCCACGCCCGGGCACGCCCGGCCGCACCTGGCGCAGGTGGGCAGGGGGCAGCGCACCTGGCAGAGCGTCCTGCTCCTACCTggggcggggagggaggggacgGCAGCGGGGCTGCGGCTGCAGGTGGCTGAggtggcaggggtggcaggtGTGACAGGTGTAGGTGTGACAGGTATGACAGGTGTGACAGGGGTGACAGGGGTGACAGGTGTGGGTGTGACAGGTGTAGGGGTGACAGGTATGACAGGTGTGACAGGGGTGACAGGTGTGGGTGTGACTGGGGTGACAAGTGCAGGTGTGACAGGTGTGGGTGTGGCAGGGGTAGCAGGtgtcacaggggtcccaggtgTGGCAGGGGTGACAGGTGTTGGtgtcacaggggtcccaggtgTGACAGGTGTAGGTGTGACAGGGgtcacaggtgtcacaggggtcccaggtgTGACAGGTGTAGGTGTGACAGGGGTCACAGGGCTTACAGGTGTGGCAGGTGTAGGTGTGGCAGGTGTGAGAGGTGTAGGTGTCACAGGTGTGACAGGtgtccagctccaggtgctgccagtGGCCACAGAGGTCACCAGTGTGCAAGGTGGGGAGCTGACAGGTGTGACAGGGGTGACAGGTGTGACAGGGGTGACAGGTGTGACCGGTGTGGCAGGTGTGGCAGGTGTGGCAGGTGTAGGTGTAACAGGGGTCCCAGGTGTGACAGGTGTAGGTGTAACGGGGGTCCCAGGTGTAGGTGTAACAAGTGTGACAGGTGTAGGTGTGACAGGTATGACAGGCGTGACAAATGCAGGTGTGAGAGGTGTAGGTGTGACAGGTGTGGCAGGTGTGACAGGTGTGACAAATGTAGGTGTGACAGGTCTCACAGGTGTGACAGGTGTGACAG GCGTGACAAATGCAGGTGTGAGAGGTGTAGGTGTGACAGGTGTGACAGgggtgcagctccaggtgctcccagTGCCTTCAGAAGTCACCAGCGtccagctccaggcaggtgAGGTCACCAACGTCCAGCTCCAGGTGTTGCCACCGCCACCTTCTGGTGGCACCAAtgtccagctccaggtgctgccaaCACCACCTGAGGTCACCAAcgtccagctctgcacaggtgAGGTGGCCAACGTCCAGCTCCAGGTGTTACCACCACCCCCAGGTGGCACAGgtgtgcagctccaggcaggtgAGGTGACCAACGTGCAGCTCCAGGTGTTGCCACCACCACCTGAGGTGGCCAACGTGCAGCTCCAGGTGTTGCCACCGCCCCCAGGTGGCACAggtgtgcagctgcaggcaggtgagGTGACCAATGtccagctccaggccctgccgCTGTCCTCAGGTGTCACCAACGTGCAGCTCCAGGTGTTGCCACCACCAGCTTCAGGTGGCACAGgtgtgcagctccaggcaggtgAGGTGGCCAATGTCCAGCTCCAGGTGTTGCCACCTCttgcaggtggcacaggtgtCCAGCTCCAGGCCACTGAGCTGCCCAGTGTCCACCTGGAGACCACAGAGGTGACCGATGTCCACCTGGACATCTCAGAGGTGACCGATGTCCACCTGGAGACCATGGAGGaggtgcccagtgcccacctggaGACCTCAGAGGTGACCGATGTCCACCTGGAACCCACTGAGATGAGCCGTGCCCACCTGGACATGTCACagctgcccagtgcccacctggaGACCACCGAGATGACCGATGTCCACCTGGACACCTCAGAGGTGACCGATGCCCACCTGGAGATGACTGAGGAGGTGCCTGGTGCCCACCTGGACACCTCAGaggtgcccagtgcccacctggaGATGAGTGAGATGACCGATGTCCACCTGGAGACCACTGAGGTGACCAGTGTCCACCTGCAGACCACCCATGTGACCAATGTCCACCTGGAGACATCGGGGGTGACCAATGCCCACCTGGACACCTCAGAGCTGCCCAGTGTCCACCTGGAACCCACAGAGGTGACCAGTGGCCACCTGGACACCACGGAAGTGACCGATGTCCACCTGGAACCTACAGAGGTGCCCAGTGCACACCTGGAACCCACCCAGATGACCGATGTCCACCTGGGGACCACGGAGGTGACCGATGTCCACCTGGACACCTCAGAGCTGCCCAGTGTCCACCTGGAGACATCGGGGGTGACCAACGGCCACCTGGACACCTCAGAACCGCCCAGTGTCCACCTGGAGACCTCAGAGATGACCGATGTCCACCTGGACACCACGGAAGTGACCGATGTCCACCTGGAGACCTCAGAGGTGACCGATGTCCACCTGGGGACCACTGAGGTGACCAGTGTCCACCTGCAGACCACCCATGTGACCGATGTCCACCTGGAGACATCAGGGGTGACCAATGTCCACCTGGAACCCACAGAGGTGACCAACGGCCACCTGGACACCACGGAAGTGACCGATGTCCACCTGGAGACCTCAGAACTGCCCGGTGCCCACCTGGACATGTCAGAGGTGCCCTCTGACCACCTGGACACCACAGAAGTGACCGATGCCCACCTGGAGACAAATGAGATGACCGATGCCCACCTGGACATGTCAGAGGTGACCGATGTCCACCTGGACACCTCAGAACTGCCCAGCGTTCACCTGGACGTGTCAGaggtgcccagtgcccacctggaGAGCAATGAGATGACCGATGTCCACCTGGACACCACCCCGatgcccagtgcccacctggcCACCTCAGAGGTGACCGATGTCCACCTGGGGACCACGGaggtgcccagtgcccacctggaCGTGTCAGaggtgcccagtgcccacctggaGACCTCGGaggtgcccagtgcccacctggaACCCACCCAGATGACCGATGTCCACCTGGACACCACAGAGGTGACCGATGTCCACCTGGCAACCTCAGAactgcccagtgcccacctggaCGTGTCAGAGGTGCCCAATGTCCACCTGGAAGTGCCCAGTGTCCACCTGGAGACCCCTGAGGAGGTGCCCGGTGCCCACCTGGACACGTCAAAGGTGCCAGGTGCCCACCTGGAGCCCACAGAGTTGCACCTGGAACCCCCCTAG
- the LOC118701262 gene encoding zinc finger protein 628-like isoform X2, translating into MAGAAPPAGAPEHPFTCRECGKSFRWSSRLAHHLRSHTGERPYKCPECPKAFKGSSALLYHLRGHTGERPYTCATCGKSFKRSSLLQTHLRVHTGLRAFRCAQCGLTFKWASHYQYHLRQHSGERPYRCPTCPKAFKNSSSLRRHRHTHTGERPHTCDTCGKGFAQATNLRQHLRVHTGERPYTCATCGKSFTHSSNLHLHRRTHGPAPQCPACATPLASRACPQRHLQSPAPPGAASPEPLWRPLGLTCAEQEATATPATPPAPPHRCLTCGKSFKNGSGLARHLPGHERPRAPPAPGEAEAPAPPERPYRCGECGKAFKGSSGLRYHLRDHTGERPYTCATCGKSFKRSSLLQTHLRVHTGLRAFRCAQCGLTFKWASHYQYHLRQHSGERPYRCPTCPKAFKNSSSLRRHGHTHTGERPHTCDTCGKGFAQATNLRQHLRVHTGERPYTCATCGKSFTHSSNLHLHRRTHSAARPFRCPTCPKAFVMAAYLQRHLRTHGPAPRRAPGGATPGAAAPVPAGAYLVLPGPGGASPRKVLLVAATPGHARPHLAQVGRGQRTWQSVLLLPGAGREGTAAGLRLQVAEVAGVAGVTGVGVTGMTGVTGVTGVTGVGVTGVGVTGMTGVTGVTGVGVTGVTSAGVTGVGVAGVAGVTGVPGVAGVTGVGVTGVPGVTGVGVTGVTGVTGVPGVTGVGVTGVTGLTGVAGVGVAGVRGVGVTGVTGVQLQVLPVATEVTSVQGGELTGVTGVTGVTGVTGVTGVAGVAGVAGVGVTGVPGVGVTSVTGVGVTGMTGVTNAGVRGVGVTGVAGVTGVTNVGVTGLTGVTGVTGVTGVTNVGVTGVTGVTNAGVRGVGVTGVTGVQLQVLPVPSEVTSVQLQAGEVTNVQLQVLPPPPSGGTNVQLQVLPTPPEVTNVQLCTGEVANVQLQVLPPPPGGTGVQLQAGEVTNVQLQVLPPPPEVANVQLQVLPPPPGGTGVQLQAGEVTNVQLQALPLSSGVTNVQLQVLPPPASGGTGVQLQAGEVANVQLQVLPPLAGGTGVQLQATELPSVHLETTEVTDVHLDISEVTDVHLETMEEVPSAHLETSEVTDVHLEPTEMSRAHLDMSQLPSAHLETTEMTDVHLDTSEVTDAHLEMTEEVPGAHLDTSEVPSAHLEMSEMTDVHLETTEVTSVHLQTTHVTNVHLETSGVTNAHLDTSELPSVHLEPTEVTSGHLDTTEVTDVHLEPTEVPSAHLEPTQMTDVHLGTTEVTDVHLDTSELPSVHLETSGVTNGHLDTSEPPSVHLETSEMTDVHLDTTEVTDVHLETSEVTDVHLGTTEVTSVHLQTTHVTDVHLETSGVTNVHLEPTEVTNGHLDTTEVTDVHLETSELPGAHLDMSEVPSDHLDTTEVTDAHLETNEMTDAHLDMSEVTDVHLDTSELPSVHLDVSEVPSAHLESNEMTDVHLDTTPMPSAHLATSEVTDVHLGTTEVPSAHLDVSEVPSAHLETSEVPSAHLEPTQMTDVHLDTTEVTDVHLATSELPSAHLDVSEVPNVHLEVPSVHLETPEEVPGAHLDTSKVPGAHLEPTELHLEPP; encoded by the exons ATGGCGGGTGCGGCGCCCCCCGCAGGTGCCCCCGAGCACCCCTTCACCTGCCGGGAGTGCGGCAAATCCTTCCGCTGGTCCTCGCGCCTGGCGCATCACCTGCGCAGCCACACAGGTGAGCGCCCCTACAAGTGCCCCGAGTGCCCCAAGGCCTTCAAGGGCTCCTCCGCCCTCCTCTACCACCTGCGGGGCCACACAGGTGAGCGCCCCTACACCTGCGCCACCTGCGGCAAGAGCTTCAAGCGCTCCTCGCTGCTGCAGACTCACCTGCGCGTGCACACGGGGCTGCGCGCCTTCAGGTGCGCCCAGTGCGGCCTCACCTTCAAGTGGGCGTCGCACTACCAGTACCACCTGCGGCAGCACTCAGGTGAGCGGCCCTACCGCTGCCCCACCTGCCCCAAGGCCTTCAAGAACTCCTCCAGCCTGCGGCGCCACCGCCACACGCACACAGGTGAGCGCCCGCACACCTGCGACACCTGCGGCAAGGGCTTCGCCCAGGCCACCAACCTGCGGCAGCACCTGCGGGTGCACACGGGCGAGCGGCCGTACACCTGCGCCACCTGCGGCAAGAGCTTCACGCACTCGTCCAACCTGCACCTGCACCGGCGCACGCACGGCCCCGCCCCGCAGTGCCCCGCCTGCGCCACGCCCTTGGCCTCGCGCGCCTGCCCGCAGCGGCACCTGCAgagccccgccccgcccggcgctGCCTCACCTGAGCCGCTCTGGAGGCCGCTGGGGCTCACCTGTGCCGAGCAGGAGGCGACAGCGACGCCGGCCacgcccccggccccgccccaCCGCTGCCTCACCTGTGGCAAGAGCTTCAAGAACGGCTCGGGGCTGGCGCGACACCTGCCCGGCCACGAGCGGCCCAGAGCCCCGCCCGCACCAGGTGAGGCCGAGGCGCCGGCCCCGCCCGAGCGGCCGTACAGGTGCGGCGAGTGCGGCAAGGCCTTCAAGGGCTCCTCGGGGCTGCGCTACCACCTGCGCGACCACACAGGTGAGCGCCCCTACACCTGCGCCACCTGCGGCAAGAGCTTCAAGCGCTCCTCGCTGCTGCAGACTCACCTGCGCGTGCACACGGGGCTGCGCGCCTTCAGGTGCGCCCAGTGCGGCCTCACCTTCAAGTGGGCGTCGCACTACCAGTACCACCTGCGGCAGCACTCAGGTGAGCGGCCCTACCGCTGCCCCACCTGCCCCAAGGCCTTCAAGAACTCCTCCAGCCTGCGGCGCCACGGCCACACCCACACAGGTGAGCGCCCGCACACCTGCGACACCTGCGGCAAGGGCTTCGCCCAGGCCACCAACCTGCGGCAGCACCTGCGGGTGCACACGGGCGAGCGGCCGTACACCTGCGCCACCTGCGGCAAGAGCTTCACGCACTCGTCCAACCTGCACCTGCACCGGCGCACGCACTCGGCGGCGCGGCCCTTCCGCTGCCCCACCTGTCCCAAGGCCTTCGTCATGGCCGCCTACCTGCAGAGACACCTGCGCACGcacggccccgccccgcgccgcgcaCCTGGCGGCGCCACGCCTGGCGCTGCCGCACCTGTGCCCGCCGGCGCTTACCTGGtgctgcccggccccggcggaGCCTCCCCACgcaaggtgctgctggtggcGGCCACGCCCGGGCACGCCCGGCCGCACCTGGCGCAGGTGGGCAGGGGGCAGCGCACCTGGCAGAGCGTCCTGCTCCTACCTggggcggggagggaggggacgGCAGCGGGGCTGCGGCTGCAGGTGGCTGAggtggcaggggtggcaggtGTGACAGGTGTAGGTGTGACAGGTATGACAGGTGTGACAGGGGTGACAGGGGTGACAGGTGTGGGTGTGACAGGTGTAGGGGTGACAGGTATGACAGGTGTGACAGGGGTGACAGGTGTGGGTGTGACTGGGGTGACAAGTGCAGGTGTGACAGGTGTGGGTGTGGCAGGGGTAGCAGGtgtcacaggggtcccaggtgTGGCAGGGGTGACAGGTGTTGGtgtcacaggggtcccaggtgTGACAGGTGTAGGTGTGACAGGGgtcacaggtgtcacaggggtcccaggtgTGACAGGTGTAGGTGTGACAGGGGTCACAGGGCTTACAGGTGTGGCAGGTGTAGGTGTGGCAGGTGTGAGAGGTGTAGGTGTCACAGGTGTGACAGGtgtccagctccaggtgctgccagtGGCCACAGAGGTCACCAGTGTGCAAGGTGGGGAGCTGACAGGTGTGACAGGGGTGACAGGTGTGACAGGGGTGACAGGTGTGACCGGTGTGGCAGGTGTGGCAGGTGTGGCAGGTGTAGGTGTAACAGGGGTCCCAG GTGTAGGTGTAACAAGTGTGACAGGTGTAGGTGTGACAGGTATGACAGGCGTGACAAATGCAGGTGTGAGAGGTGTAGGTGTGACAGGTGTGGCAGGTGTGACAGGTGTGACAAATGTAGGTGTGACAGGTCTCACAGGTGTGACAGGTGTGACAGGTGTGACAGGCGTGACAAATGTAGGTGTGACAGGTGTGACAGGCGTGACAAATGCAGGTGTGAGAGGTGTAGGTGTGACAGGTGTGACAGgggtgcagctccaggtgctcccagTGCCTTCAGAAGTCACCAGCGtccagctccaggcaggtgAGGTCACCAACGTCCAGCTCCAGGTGTTGCCACCGCCACCTTCTGGTGGCACCAAtgtccagctccaggtgctgccaaCACCACCTGAGGTCACCAAcgtccagctctgcacaggtgAGGTGGCCAACGTCCAGCTCCAGGTGTTACCACCACCCCCAGGTGGCACAGgtgtgcagctccaggcaggtgAGGTGACCAACGTGCAGCTCCAGGTGTTGCCACCACCACCTGAGGTGGCCAACGTGCAGCTCCAGGTGTTGCCACCGCCCCCAGGTGGCACAggtgtgcagctgcaggcaggtgagGTGACCAATGtccagctccaggccctgccgCTGTCCTCAGGTGTCACCAACGTGCAGCTCCAGGTGTTGCCACCACCAGCTTCAGGTGGCACAGgtgtgcagctccaggcaggtgAGGTGGCCAATGTCCAGCTCCAGGTGTTGCCACCTCttgcaggtggcacaggtgtCCAGCTCCAGGCCACTGAGCTGCCCAGTGTCCACCTGGAGACCACAGAGGTGACCGATGTCCACCTGGACATCTCAGAGGTGACCGATGTCCACCTGGAGACCATGGAGGaggtgcccagtgcccacctggaGACCTCAGAGGTGACCGATGTCCACCTGGAACCCACTGAGATGAGCCGTGCCCACCTGGACATGTCACagctgcccagtgcccacctggaGACCACCGAGATGACCGATGTCCACCTGGACACCTCAGAGGTGACCGATGCCCACCTGGAGATGACTGAGGAGGTGCCTGGTGCCCACCTGGACACCTCAGaggtgcccagtgcccacctggaGATGAGTGAGATGACCGATGTCCACCTGGAGACCACTGAGGTGACCAGTGTCCACCTGCAGACCACCCATGTGACCAATGTCCACCTGGAGACATCGGGGGTGACCAATGCCCACCTGGACACCTCAGAGCTGCCCAGTGTCCACCTGGAACCCACAGAGGTGACCAGTGGCCACCTGGACACCACGGAAGTGACCGATGTCCACCTGGAACCTACAGAGGTGCCCAGTGCACACCTGGAACCCACCCAGATGACCGATGTCCACCTGGGGACCACGGAGGTGACCGATGTCCACCTGGACACCTCAGAGCTGCCCAGTGTCCACCTGGAGACATCGGGGGTGACCAACGGCCACCTGGACACCTCAGAACCGCCCAGTGTCCACCTGGAGACCTCAGAGATGACCGATGTCCACCTGGACACCACGGAAGTGACCGATGTCCACCTGGAGACCTCAGAGGTGACCGATGTCCACCTGGGGACCACTGAGGTGACCAGTGTCCACCTGCAGACCACCCATGTGACCGATGTCCACCTGGAGACATCAGGGGTGACCAATGTCCACCTGGAACCCACAGAGGTGACCAACGGCCACCTGGACACCACGGAAGTGACCGATGTCCACCTGGAGACCTCAGAACTGCCCGGTGCCCACCTGGACATGTCAGAGGTGCCCTCTGACCACCTGGACACCACAGAAGTGACCGATGCCCACCTGGAGACAAATGAGATGACCGATGCCCACCTGGACATGTCAGAGGTGACCGATGTCCACCTGGACACCTCAGAACTGCCCAGCGTTCACCTGGACGTGTCAGaggtgcccagtgcccacctggaGAGCAATGAGATGACCGATGTCCACCTGGACACCACCCCGatgcccagtgcccacctggcCACCTCAGAGGTGACCGATGTCCACCTGGGGACCACGGaggtgcccagtgcccacctggaCGTGTCAGaggtgcccagtgcccacctggaGACCTCGGaggtgcccagtgcccacctggaACCCACCCAGATGACCGATGTCCACCTGGACACCACAGAGGTGACCGATGTCCACCTGGCAACCTCAGAactgcccagtgcccacctggaCGTGTCAGAGGTGCCCAATGTCCACCTGGAAGTGCCCAGTGTCCACCTGGAGACCCCTGAGGAGGTGCCCGGTGCCCACCTGGACACGTCAAAGGTGCCAGGTGCCCACCTGGAGCCCACAGAGTTGCACCTGGAACCCCCCTAG